A region of the Fusobacterium sp. SYSU M8D902 genome:
CTAGTCAATAAAAATTTACAATGGATTTTGTTTCAAATTTAAGTGGCAAAACATTATTAATTCACTTGCAAAACACACAGTAATTAAGAAACTAATGTTTATCTTAAAACTTAAAATCATATAAAAAGAACATCCTTTTTCTAGAAAGAATGTCCTTAGCATAGAAAAAAATATTCGGTATATTTAATTATCTATTAATTAAAAATTTCTGTCATAAAAAGTATCAATTTACAGAAATAAGCTCACACCCTCCCTTTTATCTACCTAATATTTTTATAATTCTTAATTATATGATCTAGTTTTTTATATTTTCTTAAATAGAAAGTAATTTTTCAATTTCTTCTATATATTTAGAAATCTTTATTACCTTTTCTTTTTCTTCTGTTGTTAATTTTTCTTTAGTAAAAATATTTGCTGCTTTTTCTCCAATTGTTAAAATTTTGTCTTGAAAACTACTAATATCAATCTTAAATTCTTTTTCTCTTGATTCAAGTTGTTCTTTTTTTTCATTATCTGCCATATTACATTGAATAAGTTTTTCCATTTCTTCAAGAGTTAAAGTTTTTTCTAAAAAAGGCAATATCTTTTCTTTATTATCATATAAAAGTTTTACATCTGCATGACTTAAAAATGCAATCATTGTTTTTACCTTTATATCTTTAGCAAGTATAAATAATTCATATTTATCTCTATATCTCTTTGCAGTTCTTACACTAATTTTTAAAACATTTTCAATATAGTTTGTATATGTACTTGTATATTGATTAGCACCTTTATCTCTTTGTCCTAATCCATCAAAAAGATTTTGATAATATGCTCCTAACCATAAAGATGAATTTGCTGAAAATTGAAAATATTTTTTATATTCATTAGTTAAAAAATCTTTTGTTTCTTTATCTATATCTAAACTATTTATATATCTAAATCCTGATTTATCTAATAATACATCCTCAGATAAAACAATTTCATGTTTTATTTCTTTTTTTTCAAGAACAGGTTCTATCTCTTCAATTTGTGTTTCTATTTTTTCAATATCTTCTTTTTTAACTTCATCAAGTAAATTATTAAAATAGTTTAATGAATTACTTTTTATATTTCTTTTTCCCATAATCACTCCTTTTTCCTACATATCTTTAGCAACTTTTATAAAAGATTTTTGAGTTTCTAGCAAATACTTACTTTCACTTTCAAAAATAGTCTTTTTATTTTTTATAAGTTGTTCTATTTGAGCCAATTCTTTTACAGGTTCTGGATAAATAATACTTGTCTTCTTAATCCAGCTATTAAGCATTTGTAAATACTCATCTTTTGCTGCTGTTTTTCTATATTTACTAACCATTATTGCGTGAATCCTAGTCGCTCCTATTTTTTGTACAAGATTAATTGCTCCACGAATAGTTGCTTCATCAGGAACAATTGGAATAATAAACTTATCTGCAACTTCTGTATAAAAATTATCTATATCACTTACTGGTATTCCATCAATAATTATATAATCATAAAACTTTCTTAATTGTTTCATTACTTTTGGAAATTTTAACATATAATTTTGATAATCAGTAAATTCTTTTGCTGTTGTCAATCTAAAGATATCACTTTCAAGAGGAATAATATCTAAATTTTCTCTTGCTTCAATAATATAATCTTTATAATCTATTTTTTTTTCTGAAGATAAAACTAATTGTTTTAAGCCTTTTTTTATAGTAATTTTTCCTACTGCATCTATTGATACATTATTATCTTTACTTAATTCTTGAGCTTCTTCTACTGTTAATAAATTAAATAAATGATCATTTGAAGTATCTGAAGATATTAAAAGGACTTTGCTTTTTTTTATTACTGCTAAAAAATATGCTATTTGAATAGCTGTAAAAGTTTTAGCAGATCCACCTTTTTTTACAGTAATCATATAAATTTTACCTTCTCTTTTTAAAATTCTTTCTTCTTTAACTTCATTTACAACTTTTTTTTCTATTCCTGTAATTTTAATAATATTTTTTTCAATTTTTACTTTTACCATTGGTATTTTATCCAACTGCATCATTTTAGCAACTTGTAAAGGAATTGATATTTTATAATTATTTTTTCCTTTTTCATATCCTGCTTTCATTATTATTGTTAAATGTTTAATTTCTCCATTTTCTACACTTTTCTTTTCTTTTATATCATTGTTAGTAGCCATTAAAAATATATTTTTATCTTTATATTCAAGTATAAATTCTCTTTTTTCTTCATTTAAATCTAAAATATTTACTAATTCTTTTGTTAAATTTAATCGACAACCATTAAGAATATTTCCTTTTCTATACGTTAAAATTATCTTTTTTTCCATATTTTCTCCTTTTTATTATGGACATTGTTATCTATACTATAATTTTATTTTTTAGATAACTATATTTTATAATATATTTTTACATTTATCTTTTCAGTTTCCTAAATATCATTCTTATTAAAATAGTTTTATTCTAACTACTATTTCTTAATTTTAAGGAGTAATAATATATTTTGTCTCTTTACATTATTTATATTTATAAAATTTGCTATGGACAACTTTGTCCATAGCAAAAATTTTACACTATCAAACTTCTTTTTAACTCTATAATTTCTTTTACTTTCATGTTCCTTACAATATAAAACCCTTCCATTATACAACTACCAATATGTAATTCCAAACTTAATTGACAAACATACTTTTCAAAATCCGCTAATTTCATAAAATCACTCCTTTATTATTGAATTTTTAAGAAAAGAATGTTATAATTATAGTGTCAAGTTATAGTATATAACATTCTGAAGCTATTTCATTCCCCAATGAAATAGCTTTTTTCTTATAATAAAATTATATAATATCCAACCCGAAAAGTCAACCCGAAATTTATTTTGCTTTTTATAACCAATTTTTTCTATCTTTATAATAAATTTATAAACTTTTGATATATTTTTTTTTGTTCCTCAAGTGATCTATTTTTTAATTTATCATAATTATTTTCTAAAAATTCTTGAAATTTTTCTTCTTCAGATTGTTCATTTTTTATTTGATATTTTGCAATAAACATTTTTTCAAATCCATTTCTTGAAAATTTTGATCTTCTTGCTTTATTTTGTTTTAAAAATTCTTCATATTCTTTTTCAAATTTTTCTTCATATTCTTCTTTTGTTAAGATTATTTTTTCTTGTATTTTAAATAAATCTTCCTGTATTTCTGATTTTTTATCTTTAACTTCTATTATTTCAGCTTCTTTCATTTTTTCAAATTTATCTTGAACTATTGAATCTCTTTCTTTTTTTATACTTAATATTACTTTTTTAAAATAATTAAGTTCTGTTATTGGCTGTTTAGCAACTTTGTATATCTTTTCTAATCCTGTTATTATATCTTTTTCTTCAAATTCTTTTAATAAAATTTTTATATTTTTTTCTGTTAAAACTTTATTATCACCTACAAAGTGATTTCTTTTACATTTATTTATTGCTCTTTCTAATGCTTTTGAATATAACAATTCTGGTTCTAACACTACTGCTTCTTCTATCATTTCATTATCATTTTGTATTTTTTTTAAATTATCCCATGTAAATTTTAATGCTGCAATTGTTTTCCCTTGTTTTATTTTTTCAATTTTAAAATTTTTAAAATATTCAGGAAGTTCTTTTTCTATATTAACAAGAACCCTTGAATTAACAGCAGACATACGATAACTTTCAGGAACTCCTAATTTTTCTCTAAATTCCATTATTGACATTTCTAATTCTCCAACACTATTCCATTGTTTTAATAATTGGAATAGTAATTTAGAATAGCTGCTTTTTAAATTAGTGAAATCATCTAACTTATATTGTGTAAAATATCTTGTTATATTATTAATTAAAAATTTATATTCTCCATCTATTCTTAGATAAAAATTTTTTTTATCTTCAGAAACAGCATAGCCACTAAATAAATTAAATTCTCCTGTAAATTTTATTCCTGCCTTATTAAACTCAACTGGTATTTTCATTGTTAAAATTTTCTTTTTTAAACTATCCAAAAGTCCTATTTTTTTTTCTCCATTTTTATCTATCCAACCATTAATTAATATATTATTTCCTCTATCCTTTATTTTACAATATTTTTTTATTTCTGCCATTGAAACAATAACTTCATTTTCACCTTTTTCTTTTAAGCAATGTAAAAAATAACTTAATATATTAAGTTCTATACTATTTAATACATGAAGTGTAAGTCTATTAAAAGTATTATCATATACTACAAGCTTATCTTCTTTTTTACTTTTTGGTCTACCAACTTTTTTTTTCTTCTTTTCAGTTGAATTTATAATTTCTGTATTATTTTTTTTTTCTTCAGGCATTTTTTCTCCTTTCAAATTAAGGCTACATCAATTCTATATGTATCCCTATATAGAATACTACATATAAGGCTACAAGTCAACATATATGTATCCTTAATATATTTTTGTCAGAATCTGTATCCTAAAAAAATAAATTTATACAATCATAATAAAAAAAACTCTTTACAAAGATATGTATATTAACAAAAATATAAATTTTAATTTATGTCATATTTTGTATCCTTAATGATAATTTTTGTCAGAAAATGTATCTTTATTTTGTC
Encoded here:
- a CDS encoding replication initiation protein, which encodes MPEEKKNNTEIINSTEKKKKKVGRPKSKKEDKLVVYDNTFNRLTLHVLNSIELNILSYFLHCLKEKGENEVIVSMAEIKKYCKIKDRGNNILINGWIDKNGEKKIGLLDSLKKKILTMKIPVEFNKAGIKFTGEFNLFSGYAVSEDKKNFYLRIDGEYKFLINNITRYFTQYKLDDFTNLKSSYSKLLFQLLKQWNSVGELEMSIMEFREKLGVPESYRMSAVNSRVLVNIEKELPEYFKNFKIEKIKQGKTIAALKFTWDNLKKIQNDNEMIEEAVVLEPELLYSKALERAINKCKRNHFVGDNKVLTEKNIKILLKEFEEKDIITGLEKIYKVAKQPITELNYFKKVILSIKKERDSIVQDKFEKMKEAEIIEVKDKKSEIQEDLFKIQEKIILTKEEYEEKFEKEYEEFLKQNKARRSKFSRNGFEKMFIAKYQIKNEQSEEEKFQEFLENNYDKLKNRSLEEQKKIYQKFINLL
- a CDS encoding ParA family protein; its protein translation is MEKKIILTYRKGNILNGCRLNLTKELVNILDLNEEKREFILEYKDKNIFLMATNNDIKEKKSVENGEIKHLTIIMKAGYEKGKNNYKISIPLQVAKMMQLDKIPMVKVKIEKNIIKITGIEKKVVNEVKEERILKREGKIYMITVKKGGSAKTFTAIQIAYFLAVIKKSKVLLISSDTSNDHLFNLLTVEEAQELSKDNNVSIDAVGKITIKKGLKQLVLSSEKKIDYKDYIIEARENLDIIPLESDIFRLTTAKEFTDYQNYMLKFPKVMKQLRKFYDYIIIDGIPVSDIDNFYTEVADKFIIPIVPDEATIRGAINLVQKIGATRIHAIMVSKYRKTAAKDEYLQMLNSWIKKTSIIYPEPVKELAQIEQLIKNKKTIFESESKYLLETQKSFIKVAKDM